In Macadamia integrifolia cultivar HAES 741 chromosome 5, SCU_Mint_v3, whole genome shotgun sequence, a single window of DNA contains:
- the LOC122079813 gene encoding peptidyl-prolyl cis-trans isomerase CYP26-2, chloroplastic — MWQNPQSLQSSASSSSSYRILETPPWLPLRRPQIQVISMHHSTTPTSTSPPTSKQHCRLSRRDIAIRSGSSSLLLLWTQTIEPFLPSMAWAEDNPSEGNPSEDNPSIANQGESNLKINGCKDRTPTQRAFIDVSIDGQPMGRIVIGLYGADVPTGTTRFSKLVSGAAGISYRRKEFVKIMPNYIQHGGLRSYGVDVELAKNTGSEMAVDSLLNEWERVYKECPGTKNLARSVSIVVRDPSKPPPKLKLIARKGKLEIDQEEVGVDPNGTEFVITTRDAPELDASSLVVGRVLDGMDVVERIAGVKTVQENTGSPYFRVAKLIGDKRAVVAERGFNRPYAKIVVTNCGLID, encoded by the exons ATGTGGCAAAATCCACAAAGTCTGCAATCatcagcatcatcatcatcatcctatCGAATCCTTGAAACCCCACCATGGTTACCACTGCGTCGTCCACAGATCCAGGTCATCTCAATGCATCATTCTACTACACCCACATCTACATCTCCTCCCACATCCAAACAACACTGCAGGCTCTCTCGCAGGGACATAGCAATTCGCAGTGGCTCTTCCTCACTTCTTCTCTTGTGGACTCAAACCATTGAACCATTCTTGCCATCTATGGCATGGGCTGAAGATAATCCTTCTGAAGGTAACCCTTCTGAAGATAACCCTTCAATTGCTAATCAAGGAGAAAGTAATTTGAAAATCAATGGCTGCAAGGACAGAACCCCTACACAGCGGGCCTTCATCGATGTTTCCATCGATGGACAGCCAATGGGACGCATTGTAATTGGACTTTATGGGGCTGATGTACCTACAGGTACCACCAGGTTTTCCAAACTTGTAAGTGGAGCTGCAGGTATCAGTTACAGGAGAAAGGAGTTTGTTAAGATCATGCCCAACTACATTCAGCATGGAGGGTTAAGATCATATGGTGTGGATGTTGAACTTGCAAAGAATACTGGTAGTGAAATGGCTGTAGATAGTCTCCTCAATGAATGGGAGAGGGTGTATAAGGAATGTCCAGGGACCAAGAATTTGGCTAGGTCTGTGAGCATTGTAGTCAGGGATCCATCAAAACCACCACCAAAGTTGAAGCTCATTGCGCGGAAAGGGAAATTAGAGATTGATCAAGAGGAAGTTGGGGTTGATCCTAATGGGACTGAGTTTGTGATCACCACTAGAGATGCTCCAGAACTTGATGCCTCTTCACTGGTTGTTGGCAGAGTCTTAGATGGGATGGATGTTGTGGAGAGAATAGCTGGTGTGAAGACTGTGCAAGAGAACACTGGCTCCCCCTACTTCAG GGTGGCCAAGTTGATTGGAGATAAGAGAGCTGTTGTTGCAGAGAGAGGCTTCAATCGACCATATGCGAAGATTGTTGTCACTAATTGTGGCTTAATTGATTAA
- the LOC122078644 gene encoding single-stranded DNA-binding protein, mitochondrial translates to MASSMGSLSRRFSLSLISAKRSPKSSMKFCTNITSNEDLDDDDSSISQDGSSASSSTSSSPTNSNQHQKRFFQRPLENGLDVGVYKAILIGQVGQHPIQKRLRSGRPVTLFSLGTGGIRNNRRPFDNEEPREYANRCAVQWHRVAVYPERLGGLAMKQVKPGSILYVEGNLETKIFSDPITGLVRRLREIAIRRDGRVVFLSKDGDDKEPTQMEDLRGVGYY, encoded by the exons ATGGCTTCATCCATGGGTTCTTTATCAAgaagattctctctttctcttatctCCGCCAAAAGATCCCCCAAGAGCTCCATGAAATTCTGTACAAATATCACCTCCAACGAAGATCTTGACGATGACGATTCCAGTATTAGTCAGGACGGGAGCTCAGCATCGTCATCAACCTCATCTTCCCCAACGAACTCAAACCAACACCAGAAACGATTCTTTCAAAGGCCACTAGAGAACGGCTTGGATGTTGGTGTCTACAAG GCGATTTTGATTGGGCAAGTTGGGCAGCATCCAATTCAGAAGCGATTGAGGAGCGGTAGGCCTGTGACACTGTTTTCGCTCGGGACTGGTGGGATTCGAAACAACCGGAGGCCGTTTGATAACGAAGAGCCCAGAGAGTATGCTAATAGGTGCGCTGTTCAATGGCATCGAGTTGCAGTGTACCCAGAGAGATTGGGAGGGCTTGCCATGAAGCAAGTCAAACCCGG GTCTATCTTATATGTCGAGGGGAATTTGGAGACCAAAATATTTAGTGATCCAATAACAGGTCTCGTTAGGCGTCTTAGAGAGATTGCAATTCGTAGAGATG GTCGTGTTGTATTTCTCAGTAAAGATGGAGATGACAAGGAACCAACACAAATGGAGGACTTGAGAGGTGTGGGCTACTACTAA